A part of Amycolatopsis lurida genomic DNA contains:
- a CDS encoding TetR/AcrR family transcriptional regulator, protein MRQNPERRTALTDAAITVLAREGARGLTYRAVDVEADVPPGTTSNYFRNRDQLLGEVGVRVHERLSAPADVMANPQAESPSHNRVGVLLGELMGRLTAHREPYLALLELRLEATRRPDLSAELTKTIREGIDMSVDWHIAAGMPGGRPEVLLMYLALTGLTVERLTLPEVLADVTDEEVIRIIVDRVLPS, encoded by the coding sequence ATGCGACAGAACCCGGAGCGCCGGACCGCGCTCACCGACGCCGCGATCACCGTCCTCGCCCGCGAAGGCGCACGCGGCCTCACCTACCGCGCCGTGGACGTCGAAGCGGACGTCCCACCGGGAACGACGTCCAACTACTTCCGCAACCGGGACCAATTGCTCGGCGAGGTGGGCGTCCGCGTGCACGAGCGGCTGTCGGCACCGGCGGACGTGATGGCGAACCCGCAGGCGGAGTCGCCCTCCCACAACCGGGTCGGCGTCCTGCTCGGCGAGCTCATGGGACGGCTGACCGCCCACCGCGAGCCCTATCTCGCCCTCCTCGAACTCCGGCTCGAAGCCACCCGCCGTCCGGATCTCTCGGCCGAGCTGACCAAGACCATCCGCGAGGGCATCGACATGAGCGTCGACTGGCACATCGCGGCGGGGATGCCGGGCGGGCGCCCCGAAGTCCTGCTGATGTACCTCGCGCTGACCGGGCTCACCGTCGAACGGCTGACCCTGCCGGAGGTGCTCGCGGACGTCACCGACGAAGAGGTCATCCGGATCATCGTGGACCGCGTTCTCCCGTCGTGA
- a CDS encoding VOC family protein — MQLSGFGACVLVDNIAETTAWWKRHMQLTVTIELDWFSSLNVGVPGYEMSFAKRGHKATPEPWRAQEAAGSMVGFMVADAAAEYERLREEGVKIVTELVDEEFGQRHFYIEDLNGFLIDIIEVIPPSPEWLAANGLA; from the coding sequence ATGCAACTCAGCGGTTTCGGTGCCTGTGTGCTCGTCGACAACATCGCCGAGACCACCGCCTGGTGGAAGCGGCACATGCAGTTGACGGTGACGATCGAGCTCGACTGGTTCTCCAGCCTCAACGTCGGCGTCCCCGGCTACGAGATGAGCTTCGCCAAGCGTGGTCACAAGGCCACGCCGGAGCCATGGCGGGCGCAGGAAGCGGCCGGCTCCATGGTCGGCTTCATGGTCGCCGACGCGGCGGCCGAATACGAGCGGCTGCGCGAGGAGGGGGTCAAGATCGTCACCGAACTCGTGGACGAGGAGTTCGGCCAGCGGCACTTCTACATCGAGGACCTGAACGGCTTCCTGATCGACATCATCGAGGTGATCCCGCCGTCGCCGGAATGGCTGGCCGCGAACGGGTTGGCCTAG
- a CDS encoding nitrite/sulfite reductase, with the protein MSSPTRETPARTPRVKQKRGEGQWALGYREPLNPNERSKKDDNPLNVRARIENIYARGGFDSIDPGDLRGRFRWFGLYTQRKPGIDGGRTATLEPEELDDRYFMLRVRLDGGALTTGQLAVLAEISQTHARDTADITDRQNIQYHWIQIEDVPTIWDKLEKAGMTTLEACGDSPRVILGSPVAGIAADEIIDGTPAIDEIKRRYIGDPRYSNLPRKFKTAVSGQQDVAHEINDVAFVGVNHPEHGPGFDVWVGGGLSTNPMIGQRLGAWVSLDEVPDVWEGVISVFRDYGYRRLRARARIKFLVKDWGAAKFRQVLEDEYLKRKLIDGPAPEVPAGQIDHVGVHPQIDGKFYVGAAPVAGRVSGSTLLAVAKAAERAGSNRVRLTPHQKLVVLDVPEAEVNGLKSELSELGLETEPSPWRRGIMACTGLEFCKLAIVETKARAIELVTELEKRLADIQAEIENPVTVHLNGCPNSCARVQTADIGLKGQIVTDEDGKQVEGFQVHLGGGLGLDAGFGRKLRGHKVTASELTAYVERVVRAYIAGREPGERFAQWVLRADESVLQ; encoded by the coding sequence ATGTCGTCGCCCACGCGCGAGACCCCTGCCCGTACGCCCCGGGTGAAACAGAAACGGGGCGAGGGACAGTGGGCACTGGGGTATCGCGAACCCCTGAACCCCAACGAGCGGTCCAAAAAGGACGACAACCCGCTCAACGTCCGTGCCCGGATCGAGAACATCTACGCCCGCGGCGGCTTCGATTCGATCGACCCCGGTGACCTCCGCGGCCGGTTCCGCTGGTTCGGTCTCTACACCCAGCGCAAGCCGGGGATCGACGGCGGACGCACCGCGACGCTGGAACCCGAAGAGCTCGACGACCGCTACTTCATGCTGCGGGTGCGGCTCGACGGCGGCGCGCTGACCACCGGCCAGCTCGCCGTGCTCGCCGAGATCTCGCAGACCCACGCGCGCGACACCGCCGACATCACCGACCGCCAGAACATCCAGTACCACTGGATCCAGATCGAGGACGTCCCGACGATCTGGGACAAGCTCGAAAAGGCCGGGATGACCACGCTGGAGGCGTGCGGCGACAGCCCGCGCGTCATCCTCGGCTCCCCCGTCGCGGGTATCGCCGCCGACGAGATCATCGACGGCACCCCCGCGATCGACGAGATCAAACGCCGCTACATCGGCGACCCGCGCTACTCGAACCTGCCGCGCAAGTTCAAGACCGCGGTCTCCGGGCAGCAGGACGTCGCGCACGAGATCAACGACGTCGCCTTCGTCGGCGTGAACCACCCCGAACACGGCCCCGGCTTCGACGTCTGGGTCGGTGGCGGGCTGTCCACCAACCCGATGATCGGGCAGCGGCTGGGCGCCTGGGTCTCCCTCGACGAGGTCCCCGACGTGTGGGAAGGCGTCATCAGTGTCTTCCGCGACTACGGCTATCGACGGCTCCGCGCCCGCGCCCGGATCAAGTTCCTGGTGAAGGACTGGGGTGCCGCGAAGTTCCGGCAGGTACTGGAAGACGAGTACCTCAAGCGCAAGCTGATCGACGGCCCGGCGCCTGAGGTGCCCGCCGGCCAGATCGACCACGTCGGCGTGCACCCGCAGATCGACGGGAAGTTCTACGTCGGTGCCGCGCCGGTCGCGGGCCGGGTCTCCGGGTCCACCCTGCTGGCGGTCGCCAAGGCCGCCGAGCGGGCCGGGTCGAACCGCGTCCGCCTGACCCCGCACCAGAAGCTCGTGGTCCTCGACGTCCCCGAGGCCGAGGTGAACGGGCTGAAGAGCGAGCTGTCCGAGCTCGGCCTGGAGACCGAACCTTCGCCGTGGCGCCGCGGGATCATGGCCTGCACCGGCCTGGAGTTCTGCAAACTCGCCATCGTCGAGACCAAGGCCCGCGCGATCGAACTGGTCACCGAACTGGAAAAGCGTCTCGCCGACATCCAGGCCGAGATCGAGAACCCGGTGACCGTGCACCTCAACGGCTGCCCTAACTCCTGCGCCCGCGTCCAGACCGCCGACATCGGGCTCAAGGGCCAGATCGTCACCGACGAGGACGGCAAGCAGGTCGAGGGCTTCCAGGTGCACCTCGGCGGCGGGCTCGGCCTGGACGCCGGGTTCGGCCGGAAACTGCGTGGGCACAAGGTGACCGCGTCCGAGCTGACCGCGTACGTCGAACGGGTCGTGCGGGCGTACATCGCCGGCCGCGAACCTGGCGAGCGGTTCGCCCAGTGGGTCCTGCGGGCCGACGAGAGCGTCTTGCAATGA
- a CDS encoding phosphoadenylyl-sulfate reductase: protein MTATADYKTLAERASKELAEATATEALRWTAETFGDDFIVASNMQDAVLIDLATQVKPDVDVLFLQTGYHFPETIGTRDAVQAVYPGVRIVNAEAAQSVAEQDAEYGPKLHERDPNQCCHLRKVVPLRNTLAKYSAWVTGVRRVDAPTRANTPIVTWDDRNGLVKINPIAPWSDDEFRDYIGEHGILENPLVSIGYLSIGCAPCTAKVAPGQDPRSGRWAGQGKTECGLHG, encoded by the coding sequence ATGACCGCCACTGCCGACTACAAGACGCTCGCCGAACGGGCTTCGAAGGAGCTCGCGGAGGCGACCGCGACCGAAGCCCTGCGCTGGACCGCGGAGACCTTCGGCGACGACTTCATCGTCGCGTCGAACATGCAGGACGCCGTCCTCATCGATCTGGCCACCCAGGTCAAACCCGACGTCGACGTGCTGTTCCTGCAGACCGGCTACCACTTCCCGGAGACCATCGGCACCCGTGACGCGGTGCAGGCGGTGTATCCGGGCGTGCGGATCGTCAACGCCGAGGCCGCACAGAGCGTCGCCGAGCAGGACGCCGAGTACGGCCCGAAGCTGCACGAGCGCGACCCGAACCAGTGCTGCCACCTGCGCAAGGTCGTGCCGCTGCGGAACACGCTCGCGAAGTACTCGGCGTGGGTGACCGGCGTCCGCCGCGTCGACGCGCCGACCCGCGCGAACACCCCCATCGTCACCTGGGACGACCGTAACGGGCTGGTGAAGATCAACCCGATCGCGCCGTGGTCCGACGACGAGTTCAGGGACTACATCGGCGAGCACGGGATCCTCGAGAACCCGTTGGTGTCCATCGGTTATCTGTCGATCGGCTGTGCGCCGTGCACCGCGAAGGTCGCTCCGGGCCAGGACCCGCGCAGCGGCCGGTGGGCCGGGCAGGGCAAGACCGAGTGCGGTTTGCACGGGTGA
- the hemW gene encoding radical SAM family heme chaperone HemW — protein MPALLPETTTPVESALPESALEGLGTRPFGVYVHVPFCATRCGYCDFNTYTAGELDSDSSPQSWLEGLKREFDLAARVLGKAPAVDTVFVGGGTPSLLGADGLRSVLDAVRGTFGLAPDAEVTTESNPESTSPEFFAGIRDAGYNRISLGMQSAAQHVLKILDRVHTAGRPVAAAEEARAAGFEHVNLDVIYGTPGERTEDLQASLDAVLAAGVDHVSAYALIVEEGTALARRIRRGELPAPDDDVLATDYEMIDRVLASAGLRWYEVSNWATSEEARCRHNIGYWRGGDWWGAGPGAHSHVGGVRWWNVKHPARYAASLAAGESPAAGRELLTDEDRHLERVMLELRLSEGLPLDALDDDGRAEARAAAAEGLLDQSALDGQGRAVLTDRGRLLADGLVRRLT, from the coding sequence GTGCCCGCGTTGCTGCCCGAAACCACCACGCCCGTCGAGTCCGCGCTCCCCGAGAGCGCGCTGGAAGGGCTCGGCACGCGACCGTTCGGTGTCTACGTGCACGTCCCCTTCTGCGCGACCCGTTGCGGCTACTGCGACTTCAACACCTACACCGCCGGCGAGCTGGACAGCGATTCGTCGCCGCAGTCCTGGCTCGAAGGCCTCAAGCGCGAGTTCGACCTGGCCGCGCGCGTGCTGGGGAAGGCGCCCGCGGTCGACACCGTTTTCGTCGGCGGCGGCACCCCGTCCCTGCTCGGTGCCGACGGGCTCCGAAGCGTTCTCGACGCCGTTCGCGGCACCTTCGGGCTCGCGCCGGACGCCGAAGTGACGACGGAGTCCAATCCCGAGTCCACCTCGCCCGAGTTCTTCGCGGGGATCCGTGACGCCGGGTACAACCGGATCTCGCTCGGGATGCAGTCGGCCGCACAGCACGTGCTGAAGATCCTCGACCGCGTGCACACCGCGGGCCGTCCGGTCGCGGCCGCCGAAGAGGCCCGCGCCGCGGGGTTCGAGCACGTCAACCTCGACGTCATCTACGGCACGCCGGGGGAGCGGACCGAAGATCTCCAGGCTTCGCTGGACGCGGTGCTGGCCGCCGGGGTCGACCACGTCTCGGCGTACGCGCTGATCGTCGAAGAGGGCACCGCGCTCGCCCGCCGCATCCGCCGCGGCGAACTGCCCGCGCCCGACGACGACGTGCTGGCCACCGACTACGAGATGATCGATCGCGTCCTCGCCTCGGCGGGATTGCGCTGGTACGAGGTGTCCAACTGGGCGACCTCGGAGGAAGCCCGCTGCCGGCACAACATCGGCTACTGGCGCGGCGGCGACTGGTGGGGCGCCGGGCCGGGCGCACACAGCCACGTCGGCGGCGTCCGGTGGTGGAACGTCAAGCACCCGGCCCGTTACGCCGCGTCCCTCGCGGCCGGTGAGTCGCCCGCCGCAGGCCGAGAACTGCTGACCGACGAGGACCGGCACCTGGAACGCGTGATGCTGGAACTCCGGCTTTCCGAAGGGCTTCCGCTCGACGCCCTCGACGACGACGGCCGGGCCGAAGCCCGCGCCGCCGCCGCCGAAGGACTGCTGGATCAGTCCGCTTTGGACGGTCAGGGCCGTGCCGTGCTGACCGACCGGGGACGGTTGCTGGCCGACGGCCTGGTGCGCCGGCTCACCTGA
- a CDS encoding putative leader peptide, which yields MTRAGITLVARRHVDLRRVASALCATNR from the coding sequence ATGACCCGCGCCGGAATCACCCTCGTGGCACGCCGCCACGTGGATCTCCGTCGTGTGGCGAGCGCGCTCTGTGCGACGAACCGCTGA